The sequence GATCAATATGACCCCTGCTTTAGCAAACCAACTTTTCGTTTCGAATTATCGATTGCCAGCTGAATTACCCGATAAATACAAAGATTTTTGCAAAGGGTTGCTAGGTTTTTTGCCAGAAGAAAGAATTTTTACAGATAAGCTTCGGTGTCTCGCTTATGGTACAGACGCTAGTTTTTACAGAATGGTGCCGAAGATTGTTGTAAAAGTAGCTGAAGAGAACGAGGTCTCCAGTATCCTCCGGTTGGTGTATCAATTAGAAATTCCAGTAACTTTTAGAGCTGCGGGTACTAGTCTTTCAGGACAGTCAATTACTGACTCTGTGCTGGTTTTGTTAGCGGGGAATTGGACTGGTGCAAGAGTAGAATCCAATGGTGAACGAATTGCTTTGGAACCCGGTGTAGTTGGGTCAAGAGCAAACGATATTTTAAAGCCATTTGGCAGAAAAATTGGCCCAGATCCAGCCTCCATCAATTCTGCGATGATTGGTGGGATCGCAGCCAATAACGCTAGTGGCATGTGCTGTGGAGTCAATTTCAACAGTTACCGCACTCTGCATAGTATGCGGGTTATTCTTGCAGATGGTCATCTTCTAGATACAAACGACCCTGAAAGCTGCGAACGTTTTCGCAGGAATCATCGAGAACTGTTGGATTCCCTAGCCTCCCTTGCTAACCAAGTCTGTAGCAACTTAGAACTCTCTGATCGTATCAAGCACAAATATCAGATTAAAAACACCACAGGTTACAGTCTGAATGCACTGGTTGATTATCACGATCCTCTAGAGATTCTTCAGCATCTCATGATTGGGTCAGAGGGGACTTTGGGTTTCATCTCAGAAATTACCTATAGAACTGTTCCTGATCCAGCCCACAAAGGAACTGCATTTGTCTTGTTTCCTGACATTGTTTCGGCATGTTCGGTGGTAACTGAGCTAAAGAAACAGAAGATCGATGCAGTTGAACTCTTTGATCGCTCAAGTCTTAAGGCCATTGAAGACCAGCCCACCGCACCAAAGTATCTCAAGGGTCTGCATGAAGATGCATGTGCTCTTTTGATTGAGACAGGAGACCAGCGAGCAAATGTAAAGGATTCAAAAGTCAGTAAGATAATGAAGCTTCTGAGCACTAAAAAAGTCTTGGTAGAGCCTGAATTTACTTCAGATTCAACCGAAGCTGCGGGGCTCTGGAAACTCAGAAAAGGATTATTCCCATCTGTAGGAAACCTGCGAAAGGCGGGTACAACAGTCATTATTGAAGATTTTGCTGTACCAGCCCATAGATTGGCTGAGGCTGTAGTTGATTTGAGAAATCTGTTTGACAAGTATCACTATGCAGATGCGATTCTCTTTGGCCATGCACTCGAAGGGAACCTTCACTTCTGTTTCACTCAAGATTTTTCAACACAAGCAGAAGTCGATCGTTACGAGAATTTGATGGCAGAGGTTTGCAAACTTCTTGTAGAAAAATATGATGGCTCATTGAAGGCGGAACATGGTACTGGAAGAAACATGGCGCCTTATGTTGAATTAGAGTGGGGAAAAGAAGCGTATGGTTTGATGAAACAAATAAAGCATTTGTTTGATCCTGCAAACTTGCTGAATCCTGGGGTGATCCTGAACAATGATCCCAAAGTTCATGTCAAACAACTTAAACCTCTTCCAGTGGCAAATGAGATAATCGACAAATGCATTGAATGCGGTTTTTGCGAAACACAATGTCCCTCACGGGACTTGAGTTTATCGCCAAGGCAAAGAATTACTGCGTGGCGAGAAATAACCAGACTATCAACGACGGGAGAAAATAAAGAACTACAGTCGGAATTGAGGAAGCTTTATCACTATGACGGTGAGGATACCTGTTCTACGGACGGTCTTTGTGCAATGAACTGCCCGGTCGATATTGATACAGGTAAATTGATCAAGCAGTTGCGCTTTGACCACCATTCCAGTCTAGAAAACAGCATTGCCAATTGGTGTGAAAATAACTTTGCGCTGGCTTCAAAACTTGCTCGTCTGGGCTTAGCGATGGCAAACATATTACACAAGGTACTCGGTAGTGATGCACTTGTCGGATTGAGCCGTATTCTTCGAAAAGTAAGTGGTAATCAAATTCCCCAATGGAATCCACATTTTCCAAAGCCGGCTCCAAGGATTGATTGGCAACATGATACCAAAACAAACTCGAGCAATGTTGTTTACTTCCCAAGCTGTATCTGCAGGATGATGGGGCCCTCTGAAGGCAGTCATACATCTCATGCAGAAGCAGTTCACCAAGTTCTAAATCGTGCTGGCTATCAATATGTTCATCCGGAAGGAATTGAGGAAATGTGTTGTGGGGTTGCCTTCGATAGCAAAGGCTTTCCAAGACAAGCCAAGCGTAAAACAGAGGAACTCAGAGAAGCACTTTTGAAAGCATCCAACAACGGGGTGTACCCAATTCTTTGTGAAACTAGTCCATGCGTTCAGCGCTTGAATCAAGAATTGTCAGAATTACCAATTTATGATCCTGTTTCATTTGCAGGAGAATTTTTACTAGATCGGCTCGAGTTTCAGCAATTGGAAGAGACCGTTGTGATTTATCCAACCTGCAGTAATCGTAAGGCAGGGCATGTTCCCAAAATGCAGGATATTGCTAGTAAATGTGCGAAGGAAGTCGTTCTACCACACACAGCTACTTGCTGTGGTACTGCCGGAGATCGAGGAATTTTTCACCCTGAGCTTCCCGAAAAAGCGCTGAACAGTTTAAAGAGTCAAATCCCAAAAAATTGTTCACTGGGTATTTCTAATAGCAGAACGTGCGAGCTTGGGCTCTCCATGGTATCGGATGTAAAATTTGAATCTCTGTTTCACCTTCTACTCAAGGCATCAAAGCCAAAAAATTGACTTAGCTGGAGGGTTTGAACGTTGACAGTTCTTCGAAGACAAGAGGCTCTCCGGTGATCTCTTGTCTTGCCCGAAAAACCAAAATGATTTTGTTTCCAGTAAAGGGATCTTCGAGCTTCATTTTCTGGGGAAACAGACCAGCTTCTCCCTCTTGCCATCTATTGATCTTTACACTGAGTCGATCGCCCAAAACGCTGTCTCGTTTTACCAACTCGATCACGCGCTGATCCTCATCCCTCTTTTCTACCTCCAGTAAACTAACTTTGGTTGGTTGCTGAAGTAATTCTTGAATTTCGGCCAGTTTCACGTCTACCCCTAAAAATTCTTCCCGAATCTCCATGGAGTTTTCGTGGAGTGATGAAGACTGATCACGATAGTCGTACAGCAAAATTTGTGAATCATTTGCTCGTAATTCCCAAATTCGACTTCCGATTACAGGAGCTAATACTCTTAAACGAACACCATCATCTTGTAGCAGTAATTCTATATCACCAGTCTGCTTTTCATACTCAGTTTGAATGAGTATGCGGCCTGAATAGAGTTGTGCTGTTTTTGTAAGGTTCTGGGGATTTGGAGATTGGGTCGTTTGACAGGCAGCCAGCCCGAGAATGACTGGCCAGATGAAGAACTGAGAAGTTACTTTTTCTCTTGCGGATCCTTCATAAACATTGCTTCGCAAGAAAAAAAAACAATCAAATAGACAGCTGTGACTGCCCCGAAGGTCATCAAAATATTAAATTCATGCATAATTTATCTTGAACATGAGATTGAGAAATTAAAATCAATGAATTGAACTTACTGAGAAAAAGCCCCACTTGCAACAGCTTTCAGAGTAGATAATTTAGAGCCTGGCTGATTTCATCATCCTGCAAACAAGTAGCCAGACAACCATGAGTACCGTGCGGGCATTGTTTCATTTTACAGTGGCTGTTCGTTAATTTTGGTGTGGTGACACGCTCCAAATTTTCCAAAGGTCCCCACCGGTCAGGAGTGTGTGGTATCGCTGGGCAAAAAAAGGTAGTAACTGGAGTTCCAACTGCACTAGCTATATGAGCAGGTCCAGTGCTTGTCGTAATCAAGCCGCAAGCCTCTGAAAGCAGAGCTATCATTTGCTCCAAACTTAATGTGCCAGTCAGATCAATGATATTATTCGTTGAGAATTCTGATTTAAGTGATTCATTGTATTCTTTTTCTAAATCTACTCCTGTGAGCACGACTCTTATACCAGAAAGAGAAACTTGCTGAATTAGTTGTCTGTATTGATCCCAGCTAAGGTTGGGTGCGGAATCTCCATTCCCTGGATGAACAACAAAGTATTTCTCGAGGATGTCATTCGCATTAAGTTTACCTTGAACTTCTAGCTTTGTTTTTTCAGGAATAGCTAAACGAAACTGTGGAATCTCACTTTTTACATCCTGGATGATTGGTTCTAGGAGATCGAGATTGTACTCAACTTCATGTTTCAGGCATTCTCTTCGAGACTGATGGACCCGATCAGTCAATAAGAAAGAATACCAACGGTGGCTTGTGCCAATTCGCCTGGGTACGTCAGCCCTCCATAAGGCAAATGTTAAACCGAATCGGGGATAGAAAAGAATTGCAGAATCATACTCTTGTTGCTGGATTTCATTGGCAAGACGTTGATGTCCTCTGATGCCTCGGTGAGCTCCTTCATGGTCATAATTGAGTATCTGGCTAATCTCTTTTACATTTTTCAAGATAGGGTGCGTGTATTTTCTGGCTAGGAAGTCAATCTGACAATCGGGCCACTTTTCTTTGATGGGTTTGACAACAGGGAGGGTAAGCAATGTATCGCCAATGCGATCAGTTCGAATGAGTAAAATTTTTCGCAATTTATATAGTGGCTTTTCGTGAATAGACTGGGGTTATCAAAAAAACACTAAACTAACGTGACTACTTTTTAAGGAGTTTCACAATTTCTTGAATTTTTTGTTGAGCAGCTTCCGGGTCAGATTGTATAAGCGCCTGTTGGACGCAATGATTTAGATGATCTTCTAGAATATTTTTCTCTACCTGCTGGACAGCTCCTTCTAAAGCACGTAACTGAGTCAGGATGTCAACACAATATCTCCTTTCTGAGATCATTGTCTGTATACCCCGAACCTGTCCTTCTACCCTTCGCAAGCGAGGTAATTGTTTGTCATGATCAGGATGGTTCGCCATAGTCTGGAGGCTAATCGATCTTAGGAATTTTAAGTGATTTTAGGCGTTGTGCATTGCTGACTACAGAGATTGAACTGAGAGCCATTGCAAGTGCTGCCCACTCTGGATTGAGGTTGATTCCCCAAGCACTGAAAGCCCCTGCCGCTAGGGGGATGCTCAAGAAATTATAGCCAAAAGCCCAAAATAAATTTTGTTTTATGTTCTTAATCGTTTCTCGGCTTAACAAAAGTAGCCTAGCTAGGTGCCGTAAATCATTTTTCATTAGTACAGCATCCGAAGTTTCTAAAGCCAGCCCCGTTCCACTCCGGAGAGTAACTCCGACATCGGCTTTCGTTAACGAAAGCGCATCATTCATGCCGTCTCCCACAAATAGTACCAATTGTTTCTGATCTTGCCATTGCTGAATTTTAGTAGCTTTTTCCAGTGGTGATAATTCAGCATCCCAATTCGTGACTCCTAGTTCAAGTGCTGTTGAATGAACTGCTTTGGAGCGGTCACCCGAAAGAATAGCTATCTCTCTACCTTGTTTTTTAGCGAATTTTATAAAAGATTTGCTCTCTGACCGTAATTCATCCTGGCACTCCAATAATCCAATCCAGCATCCATCCCGCACTACATGCACAAGAGTAGATGCCTGATCTGGTATCTTTATATTTTCTGGCACATTGAGCCCTGACTCCTGAAGCCACTTTTCACTACCGAGTTGAATCAGTTGGTTTTGAACTTTTGCCTGAACACTTAAGCCAGAAATTGCCAGAAATTCCTCAGCTTTTGAAAGTACTAAGGATCGCTGTTTGGCAGCTTTGATAATGGCTTGAGCAAGAGGATGCTCAGATGATTTTTCAACTGAAGCAGCAAGAGTCAGAACCTCTGATTCTGTGATATTTGATGCAGTTTGCATTTTATGAAGTTGGGGCTTCCCAGAAGTCAAGGTGCCAGTTTTATCGAGTGCAATAATTTTAGCCTTTGCAGCACACTCCAACGCACTTGCATTACGCATCAGTAACCCGTTGCGCGCTCCTGTAGTAGTCGCCACCAAAATGGCGACTGGGGTAGCCAATCCCAGTGCACATGGGCATGCAATCACTAGCACGGCAATGATATGTTCAAGAATTTGAGGCCAACTTGCCCCCAGATAATACCAAGTTCCACCAGTGAGTATCGCGATCAAAAGAACAAATTTGACGAAATGTCTTGAAAATTGATCGACCAGTCTGGCTATGGGAATCTTATCATTTTGGGCACCAATCACATTTTGGATGATTTTCTGTAATGCGGTGTCAGGACCTACTTTTTGGACCTCAACAAGCAGCGTTCCCTGTTGATTGACTGTACCAGCTTGTATGAAGTCACCAATTGATTTCTCGATGGGAAGGCTTTCGCCAGTCATCATCGATTCATCCATACTACTGTACCCATCTTTGACTAAACCGTCAGCCGGAACCCGATCGCCTGGTTGCAAGCGAATTAGATCACCCTTGACCAATATTTCGCTAGGAACTTCACGCTCATTTTCACCTTGCAGTAACCTAGCTTTTGATGGCTGGAGCAACCACAATTCTCTGATTGCACTTGTAGTTTGGCTGCGGCTTTTTCCCTCTAGATACCTGCCGATCAGGATCATGGTTATAATTATCCCAGCAGATTCTAGGTAGAGTGGGGCTTCAATGAGAGAAGTTCCTTGCAGAATCGATGTGAAGCTGACAAAGCTCCAGAGTAGTGCTGCTCCTGTTCCAAGGGCAACAAGAGTGTCCATGTCAGGATTTCCTCCAAATAGAGAACGAAAACCATTCTTGTAGAAATCCCTGCCAGCCCAAAGAACAGGAAGGATCAGTATCCACTGAGTAAGTACATAAAACTTTGGAGATTCATATGGATCCAGAAAGGTAGGCAATTGAAGGTACACCATCGGGCCCATGGCCAATAAGAATAAAGGCAGTGTCCCAATTAGCGCCCACTTCCAGTTACTGCTTTCTTGTGAAGAATCTGGGTATGAAAGTGAACTAAAATTATTAGATAGAAGCCTTTCTGGGGAGTAACCTTTTTGAGAAAGTAAATTCTGAATTTCGTTATCTGATAATCGATCAGAATCGTACTCAACTCGACAGTTTGATAAGGCTAAATTGACTTCCGCATGCTCAACTCCCCTCAATTCTTCCAATGAGTTCTCAATAGATCGCACACAGCCTGCACAGCGTACATTCTGAAGTTGATACTGAGCAAAAGCTTTAGAATCTTTTGCTGCTAACTGCTTGGTATCCTGCAAATCTTGTTTGGATTCAAGAATGATTGATAACATTTTTCTCTAAGGTAAGTTAAATATTGAATATCAATCATATATACCCCCTATGGGTATATATGTCAATATTCTTCAATAGATCTGGCCTCGGCTTATAGTTTTGAAACGATTCAGCTTTCATGAATTTAAGTTTCTCGTTGATTGTTTTTGAAATCATTTAATAATTCTGAAGTCTTCTTAAATTATTCAGAATCTGAAATTGGAGCGATGGAATGCAAGAAGGTGTGTTGGTCTTGAAATCTGGTGAAGTATTCGAAGGTTTGCTTCATGGCTCAGGAGAGTCCCCACAAGGAGAGGTGATTTTCAATACATCAATGACGGGTTATCAAGAAATTCTAACAGATCCATCCTATTCTGGTCAGATAGTCACGATGACATACCCCCATATTGGAAATTATGGGATCAATCCTGAAGAGATGGAGTCAACAAAGGTACATGCCCAAGGTTTGATCGTGAGAGAACTCAGCCTCGTCCCCAGTAATTGGCGGAGTTCAAAGCCGCTTAAAGAATGGTTGATGGAGCACGGTGTGTCTATCTTGGAAGGAATTGATACGAGGGCGCTGGTCAAGAGAATAAGAACAGGCGAGTGCAACGGAGTGATCGCAGGAAAGCCTAAAAATTCCGAAGCTTTTGAGGAATTACGAAAGAGAGCTGTGAATCTTCAATCAATGGAAGGTCAAAATTGGGCAGATCAGGTTTCTACAATAAAAGTTTATGATTGGGAAATACCGAAAGATGTTAAATTTCAAGTAGTCGCCTACGATTTTGGAATTAAACACAATATTTTGCGTCTGATGGCCAACCTAGGAATGCAAGTGAGAGTGGTTCCATCATCTACTCCTGCTTCGCTAGTTTTAGAGCAAAACCCTGATGGAGTCTTTTTATCCAATGGGCCCGGAGATCCGGCTGTTGTGCAGGGTGCAATTGAGAATGTGAAAGCACTACTTGGGAAAGTTCCAATCTTTGGCATTTGTCTTGGCCATCAGATACTTTCACTGGCCTTAGGATGTCGAACCTATAAATTAGAATGTGGTCACCACGGTGCAAATCATCCAATTATGGATTACCAAACCAATAAGATTGAGATTGCCAGTCACAATCATGGGTTTGCAGTAGATGAGTCTAATCTTCCCAAAGGTGTTCGAGTCACACATCGGAATCTGAATGACGAAACAATTGCTGGGATTGAATGGACCAATTCTCCAGCTTATTCCGTTCAGTATCATCCTGAAGCTGCCCCAGGACCCCACGACTCACAATATCTCTTCCAAAGATTTGAGGAGATGATGCAAAGTAATAAGTAGCTACTAACTTAGAGTTTGCCTTCAGAACCAATCCTTTTGCTTCAGGAACCAACCAATCCCAATCCCGATGATCAGCATAAACAATTGAACCATCGGGGAGCCAAATTCCCATACGAGTTCTGGCATATGCTCAAAATTCATCCCGCATATCCCAGCAATGAAAGTGAGCAGCATGAAGATTAACGAAAACACAGCCAAAACCTTCATCTTGTCATTCGTTTTCTGAATCATCCGCGACAAATACAGATCAATCATTCCTGAAAGAATTTCTTGGTCA comes from SAR324 cluster bacterium and encodes:
- a CDS encoding FAD-binding and (Fe-S)-binding domain-containing protein; this translates as MTPALANQLFVSNYRLPAELPDKYKDFCKGLLGFLPEERIFTDKLRCLAYGTDASFYRMVPKIVVKVAEENEVSSILRLVYQLEIPVTFRAAGTSLSGQSITDSVLVLLAGNWTGARVESNGERIALEPGVVGSRANDILKPFGRKIGPDPASINSAMIGGIAANNASGMCCGVNFNSYRTLHSMRVILADGHLLDTNDPESCERFRRNHRELLDSLASLANQVCSNLELSDRIKHKYQIKNTTGYSLNALVDYHDPLEILQHLMIGSEGTLGFISEITYRTVPDPAHKGTAFVLFPDIVSACSVVTELKKQKIDAVELFDRSSLKAIEDQPTAPKYLKGLHEDACALLIETGDQRANVKDSKVSKIMKLLSTKKVLVEPEFTSDSTEAAGLWKLRKGLFPSVGNLRKAGTTVIIEDFAVPAHRLAEAVVDLRNLFDKYHYADAILFGHALEGNLHFCFTQDFSTQAEVDRYENLMAEVCKLLVEKYDGSLKAEHGTGRNMAPYVELEWGKEAYGLMKQIKHLFDPANLLNPGVILNNDPKVHVKQLKPLPVANEIIDKCIECGFCETQCPSRDLSLSPRQRITAWREITRLSTTGENKELQSELRKLYHYDGEDTCSTDGLCAMNCPVDIDTGKLIKQLRFDHHSSLENSIANWCENNFALASKLARLGLAMANILHKVLGSDALVGLSRILRKVSGNQIPQWNPHFPKPAPRIDWQHDTKTNSSNVVYFPSCICRMMGPSEGSHTSHAEAVHQVLNRAGYQYVHPEGIEEMCCGVAFDSKGFPRQAKRKTEELREALLKASNNGVYPILCETSPCVQRLNQELSELPIYDPVSFAGEFLLDRLEFQQLEETVVIYPTCSNRKAGHVPKMQDIASKCAKEVVLPHTATCCGTAGDRGIFHPELPEKALNSLKSQIPKNCSLGISNSRTCELGLSMVSDVKFESLFHLLLKASKPKN
- a CDS encoding lipoprotein insertase outer membrane protein LolB, which produces MRSNVYEGSAREKVTSQFFIWPVILGLAACQTTQSPNPQNLTKTAQLYSGRILIQTEYEKQTGDIELLLQDDGVRLRVLAPVIGSRIWELRANDSQILLYDYRDQSSSLHENSMEIREEFLGVDVKLAEIQELLQQPTKVSLLEVEKRDEDQRVIELVKRDSVLGDRLSVKINRWQEGEAGLFPQKMKLEDPFTGNKIILVFRARQEITGEPLVFEELSTFKPSS
- a CDS encoding glycosyltransferase family 9 protein; the protein is MRKILLIRTDRIGDTLLTLPVVKPIKEKWPDCQIDFLARKYTHPILKNVKEISQILNYDHEGAHRGIRGHQRLANEIQQQEYDSAILFYPRFGLTFALWRADVPRRIGTSHRWYSFLLTDRVHQSRRECLKHEVEYNLDLLEPIIQDVKSEIPQFRLAIPEKTKLEVQGKLNANDILEKYFVVHPGNGDSAPNLSWDQYRQLIQQVSLSGIRVVLTGVDLEKEYNESLKSEFSTNNIIDLTGTLSLEQMIALLSEACGLITTSTGPAHIASAVGTPVTTFFCPAIPHTPDRWGPLENLERVTTPKLTNSHCKMKQCPHGTHGCLATCLQDDEISQALNYLL
- a CDS encoding metal-sensitive transcriptional regulator yields the protein MANHPDHDKQLPRLRRVEGQVRGIQTMISERRYCVDILTQLRALEGAVQQVEKNILEDHLNHCVQQALIQSDPEAAQQKIQEIVKLLKK
- a CDS encoding heavy metal translocating P-type ATPase, whose product is MLSIILESKQDLQDTKQLAAKDSKAFAQYQLQNVRCAGCVRSIENSLEELRGVEHAEVNLALSNCRVEYDSDRLSDNEIQNLLSQKGYSPERLLSNNFSSLSYPDSSQESSNWKWALIGTLPLFLLAMGPMVYLQLPTFLDPYESPKFYVLTQWILILPVLWAGRDFYKNGFRSLFGGNPDMDTLVALGTGAALLWSFVSFTSILQGTSLIEAPLYLESAGIIITMILIGRYLEGKSRSQTTSAIRELWLLQPSKARLLQGENEREVPSEILVKGDLIRLQPGDRVPADGLVKDGYSSMDESMMTGESLPIEKSIGDFIQAGTVNQQGTLLVEVQKVGPDTALQKIIQNVIGAQNDKIPIARLVDQFSRHFVKFVLLIAILTGGTWYYLGASWPQILEHIIAVLVIACPCALGLATPVAILVATTTGARNGLLMRNASALECAAKAKIIALDKTGTLTSGKPQLHKMQTASNITESEVLTLAASVEKSSEHPLAQAIIKAAKQRSLVLSKAEEFLAISGLSVQAKVQNQLIQLGSEKWLQESGLNVPENIKIPDQASTLVHVVRDGCWIGLLECQDELRSESKSFIKFAKKQGREIAILSGDRSKAVHSTALELGVTNWDAELSPLEKATKIQQWQDQKQLVLFVGDGMNDALSLTKADVGVTLRSGTGLALETSDAVLMKNDLRHLARLLLLSRETIKNIKQNLFWAFGYNFLSIPLAAGAFSAWGINLNPEWAALAMALSSISVVSNAQRLKSLKIPKID
- the carA gene encoding glutamine-hydrolyzing carbamoyl-phosphate synthase small subunit, yielding MQEGVLVLKSGEVFEGLLHGSGESPQGEVIFNTSMTGYQEILTDPSYSGQIVTMTYPHIGNYGINPEEMESTKVHAQGLIVRELSLVPSNWRSSKPLKEWLMEHGVSILEGIDTRALVKRIRTGECNGVIAGKPKNSEAFEELRKRAVNLQSMEGQNWADQVSTIKVYDWEIPKDVKFQVVAYDFGIKHNILRLMANLGMQVRVVPSSTPASLVLEQNPDGVFLSNGPGDPAVVQGAIENVKALLGKVPIFGICLGHQILSLALGCRTYKLECGHHGANHPIMDYQTNKIEIASHNHGFAVDESNLPKGVRVTHRNLNDETIAGIEWTNSPAYSVQYHPEAAPGPHDSQYLFQRFEEMMQSNK